The DNA window CGGCTTCGGCCACTCGAGCACCGCGGCGGAGGTGCTCGAGGGCATCGACCTCTCCGGCAAGCTCGCCATCGTCACCGGCGGCTACTCCGGCATCGGTCGCGAGGCCGTCCGCGCCCTGGTCGACGCCGGTGCCCACGTGATCGTCCCCGCACGACGCCCGGACACCGCCCGTGAGGAACTCGCCGGCATCGACGGTGTGGAGGTCGACGAACTCGACCTCGCCGACCTCGCCAGTGTCGAGGCCTTCGCGGAGCGCTTCCTCGCGAGCGGTCGTGGCATCGACCTGATCATCACCAACGCCGGCGTCATGGCCGCTCCCGAGACGCGCGTCGGCCCCGGCTGGGAACTCCAGTTCGCGACGAACCACCTCGGCCACTTCGCCCTCGTCAACCGCCTCTGGCCCGCCATCGTGAAGGGCGGCTCCTCGCGGGTCGTCGCGCTGTCCTCGAGTGGCCACAAGCGCTCGGGCATCCGCTGGGACGACGTCCAGTTCGAGCACGGTTACGACAAGTGGGAGGCGTACGGGCAGGCGAAGACCGCCAACGCGCTCTTCGCGGTCCAGCTCGACGCGTTCGGCGCCGAGGAGGGCGTCCGCGCGTTCTCGGTCCACCCGGGCGGCATCCTGACGCCGCTGCAGCGTCACCTGCCGCGCGAGGAGATGATGGCGCTCGGCTGGGTCGACGCCGACGGCAAGCTCCTCGTCTCCGGGTTCAAGTCTCCGGAGCAGGGTGCCGCGACCGAGGTGTGGGCGGCGACCTCACCGTCTCTCGTCGGCCTCGGCGGCGTGTTCTGCGAGGACTGCGACATCGCCGGCTCGGCCGACGCCGCCGTATCCCCGGCCTCGGGTGTCGCCGACCACGCGACCGACCCGGAGGAGGCGGCCCGACTCTGGGCGCTCTCGGCCGAGCTCACCGGCGTGGACGCCTTCGCCACCCGCGCCTGAGCGGGCGGCACCACCCCTTGCACCCGTCCGCCCACGGACCTACCGTGAGAGCGGATCAGCGCGACGATGCGCGAGACAGAGTCCGTCCCAGGCGGATCTCGGAAGGAGCACCCCATGAGTGACCAGAACGCCGACATCAACAACCCGGGTCCGCACGACGAGGCCGTCGACGACGCGGCAGCCGAGCGCGTGGCCTCGACGACGAACCCCGGCCCGGACGTCCGTGCGGACGACCCCGCGGCGAGCGGCGAGGCCGACATCACGAACCCCGGTTCGGAGACCGAACGCGACGCCGCCGCCGAGCGCGAGGCGGAGCGTGTGGCGGACGTCACCAACCCCGGCCCGAGTTCCTGACCGCGACGACCCGTTCTCAGGAGTTCGCCGGCGCGTCCATCCGTCTGCCGGGCGGCGCGCCGGAGGACTCCTGAGAACGGTCGAGCTGCCCTAGTGGTCGGCGCGCGGCGGGCGCAGCCGGGTCTCCTCGATGTCGAGCATGGTCTGTGCCTCCGCGAGGATCCGCGACGGGTACGCCCCGCGCGCCCGGGCGTCGAGCAGCCGCTCGCGTTCGGCCTGCACGACGGCGAGCCGCAACTGCCGGTAGAGCCGGTGCGGGGTCTCGGCGTGCGTCTCGCTCGGTGAGACCGACTCCCGCGAGCGCTCCCAGGCCGCCTCGGCCCTGAGGAAGGTCGACTGCCGGACCCGTTCGAGCAGGTCGGGGTCGATCTCCTCCTCGATGCCCACCGCAGACGCCGGATCCTCCAGCACGCTGATGCCCGCGTAGCTGATCTCGTCGAGCAGGGTCGCGAGCTGTCGGCGATCCTCCGACTCGTCGATCCCCTGCACCCGCAGCAGTCGGATGAGCCAGGGCAGCGTGCCGCCTTGGACGACGAGCGTCACCACGGCGACCGTGAACGCGATGAGGACGAGCTGCTCGCGGTACGGCGTGTTCTCCGGGAGCGACTGTGCGGCGGCGAGGGTCACCACACCACGCATCCCCGACCAGCTGAGGATGACCCCACCGCGCCAGTCGATCTGTTCCTGCCGCAGCTGCTCGAGGTCGGCACGCTGCCGCTCGTAGGCCCGCTCGCGGCGACGTCGGCGATGCCATCGACGGTTCTGTCTCGGGAACCGCTCCGAGTACCCCATCGACAGCCACCGTTGCAGCGTCTGGCGTTCCGCCCAACGTTCCCGTGCGCGGAGTCCGAGGACGAGCGGGCCGACCCAGAGGAACCGCAGCGCGATGAGCGCGGCCGTCGCCACCAGGCCGATCCCGATGGACTCCTCGACCGACAGGATCTCGGCGTCGACGGCACCGATGAGCGTGCGGATCTCGAGTCCGATGAGCAGGAAGACCGCGTTCTCCAGGAGGAACTGGATGGTCCGCCAGTTGATGCGGTCGCTGATCCGCGCCTGCGCCGAGAACGCGGCCGAACTCGCATGCCCGGTGTAGAGGCCGGCGACGACCACCGCGAGCACCCCGGAACCGCCGAGCGCCTCCGTCGGCATGAACGCCACGAACGGGACGGCGATCGAGATCGCGGTGTCGAGGACCGAGTCGTTGAGCTTCGACCGCAGCCAGACGGTCGCATACCCCGCGATGAACCCGACGATGATCGCGAGCACGACGGCGTAGAGGAAGTCGCCGACGGTCGCCCACGGCGTGAGCAGGCCACCGGCCGCCGCCGCGCTGGCCGAGCGCAACAGCACGAGCGCGGTCGCGTCGTTCACGAGGCCCTCCCCCTCGAGGACCGTCAGCAGCCGGGGCGGGAGCCCGAGTCGGCGCCCGATGGACGTCGCCGCCACGGCGTCGGGCGGACTGATGATCGCACCGAGGGCGATGGCGGCAGCGAGGTTGAGGTCGGGCAGCAGGCTGAAGAGCAGGAACCCGGCGCCGAACGCGGTGACGATCACGAGGACCACGGACAGGCTCGTGATCGTCGCGAGGTTGCGGCGGAAGTCCATGATCGGCACGCTGATCGCCGCGGCGTAGAGGATCGGCGGGAGGACGACATCGAGCACGAGCTCCGGCTCGACCTCGATCTCCGGCACACCGGGGAGGTAGGAGAGGCCGACGCCGACGATCACGAGGATGATGGGCGCCGCGACCCCGAGCTTGCGGGAGAAGGCCGCGACGGCCACGATCACGGCGATGCCGACGACTGCATACACCCCGAGTTCCATACCGGCCAGGCTATCGCCCGAGGCGCCCGCGGCACTCCTGGCAGCCGTCGGTCGGCTGCCGGGGATCACTCCAGGAGGCCTCTGATGTCCTCTGCGGTGAGCGCCTGGCTGAACACCGCATCGTCGTCGAGGACGGCGGCGAACAACTCCGACTTCTTCGCCTGGAGCGCCATGACCTTCTCCTCGATCGTGTCGGCGGCGACCAGCCGGTAGACCATGACGTTCTGCTGCTGGCCGATACGGTGCGTGCGGTCGATGGCCTGCGCCTCGGCCGCCGGGTTCCACCAGGGGTCGAGGAGGAAGACGTAGTCCGCCTCGGTCAGGTTCAGACCGAAGCCACCCGCCTTCAGACTGATCAGGAAGACCGGCGCATCCCCCTTACGGAACCGGTCGATGACCTCGCCGCGGCGCCGCGTGGACCCGTCGAGGTACTCGTAGGCGATGCCCTGCTCCTCGAGCCGACGGGCGGCGTTGCCGAGGAACGACGTGAATTGACTGAAGATGAGCGCGCGGTGCCCCTCGGCGACGACGTCGTCGAGCTGCTCGAGGAGGGCGTCGAGCTTGCTCGACGGGATGCCCGCGTGCTCTTCGGCGTCGATGAGGCTCGCATCGAGGCTCAGCATGCGCAACAGGGTGAGCGACCGGAACACGATGAAGCGGTTGCGGTCGAGGTCGTCGACGAGGCCGAGGAGTTTCTGTCGTTCCCGTTGCAGCACGAGATCGTAGAGCTTCCGGTGCGCCGGTGCGAGTTCGATGCGGAGCACCTGTTCCTGCTTCGGCGGGAGTTCCGGCGCCACCAGCTCCTTCGTCCGGCGCATGAGCAGCGGACGGATGCGTCGTCGGAGCGTCTGGAGACGGCTCGAGTCGAGCCCCTTGCCGATCGGCTTGACGTAGTGCTCCGTGAACCGTGAAGCGGAGGCGAAGAGCCCCGGCGCGACGATCGACAACAGCGACCACAGCTCCATGAGGGTGTTCTCGATCGGCGTGCCCGTGATGGCGAGCTTGAACGGCGCACGGAGCTCGACCGCGCAGTCGTGCAGCTTGGCGCGATGGTTCTTGACGAACTGGGCCTCGTCGAGGATGAGCCCCGACCAGTCGCTCGCCTGGTACGCCGAGGCGTCGAGCCGGAACAGCGCGTAGCTGGTGACCACGACGTCGGCCCCGGCGGCGAGTTCCGCGATGGATGCACTGCCCTTCGCCTGCGTCGCGGTGATGCTGCGGACGACGAGCCCAGGGACGAATCGGGCGGCTTCGGCGACCCAGTTGGACACGACCGAGGTGGGCGCGACCACGAGGAACGGCGGCGTGGGAGCACCGGTCGTCTCGCGGGCATGGGCGATGAGGGCGAGGGTCTGCAGCGTCTTGCCGAGGCCCATGTCGTCGGCGAGGATGCCGCCGAGGCCGTGCTCCCAGAGGAACGCGAGCCAGCGGAACCCGTCGAGTTGGTAGGGGCGGAGCTCCGCCTGCAGCCCGGCCGGCAGCGGGGTGTCCGGAACGGCGTCGATGGCGTTCAGTCCGGCGGCGGCCTCACGCCAGGAGACGGCCTGCTCGGTCTCGTCGGCGAGGTCCTCGAAGTCCGCCCAGAGGCTCGCCTGGTAGCGGCTGATGCTCGGTTTCGTCTCCCATTCGGTGAGCGCCGCAGCCTCCGTGAGCAGCTCGCGTAGGCGGTCGAACGCGGGGTGTTCGAGCGAGAGGTAGGTGTGGTCGACCATGAGCAGCTTCGTGCGGCCCTTCGACAGCGCTTTGAAGAGGGGCTCGAAGGGGATGCTGTAGTCGCCGATGTGGATGACGATCCCGAGGTCGAACCAGTCGCGCTGCTCGGTCTCCACGGTGGTGACCGAGATGTGCGGCGTCCCGGTGAGCTCCGTGTACTCGGGCCGTTCACCGATGATCTCGACGAGGACGTCGTCGAGCGACTCGAGTACCGGGATGGCCCGTTCGGTGACGAGCGCCGCGTCGAACTCCTTCAGCTGCTGCGCTCGGGGCGGCCAGATGCTCGGCGTGATGAGCTCGTCGAGCGCTCCCGCGGTGATCGCCCGTCGCTCCGGCTCAGCAGCTGCGGCGAGGGCGGCACCGACGCGTTCGAGGATCAGCCGTTCGGCCCGCTCGTCGCGGAGGACGTCCCCGCCGTTCCCGGAACCGGACGAACCGGAACCGGACGACGCGGAACCGGCGTCGGCGACCGTCGTCGGGAGCGACCGGCCCGCGGCGAGCGCCGTGGACGTCCCACCGATCGGGATGCGTTGTGCCGGCGCGTACTGCCACGCCCAGGCGAGCCGGAGGGACTGCTTCGGCTCGAAGGAGGCGGTGAGCACGAGCACGGGCGGCACGATCTCCGGGAGCACGACCGCGCCGTCGGTCGAGCTGAGCGCGATCGTCCGGCGGAGTCGGGGCACGTAGTGCTCCAGGAACTCCGGGACCTCGGCCGCTGGCACGAGGACGGGCTCCCCCGGGCCGAGCAACCCACGCGCTTCGTCGGACGACGGTTCCGCGAGTGGCGCGAGGACGATCGCCTGCCGCGGCTCCAGGGCGTAGTGGTACAGGCCGTGGTCGCCGATGGCGCCGCTCGTCGAGGCGTCGACGTCCGTGCCGTCGATCGTCACGACCGGGCGGAGGACGACTCCACCCTCGGCGTGTGCGGCGTCCAGCCGGATGGCGGCGGTGGCTCCGAGGGCGACCGTGCCCTTGCGTGTGCCGACGAGTTCGATGCCGAGCTGTGCCGCCTCCTCGAGCAGGTGCCAGAGGACCGGGCTGCCGAAGTCGTCGATGACGAGCCAGTCCGCGTCGCCCGCTCCGGCGAACGCCCCGGCCGGCGGACGGGTGGCGCGCAGGAGCGCCTGGAACTGGGTGAACCACTGCTGGTGCTCCGGGTCGAGCGCCAGGCGGTGGCCCTGGTGTGTGAACGACGTCCAGGAGATCGTCGACTTGACGAAGCCGCCCCCGGCCTTGCGGACGACCGGTCGGACGGCGATGCGGCGCGGGTGCCGTGGGTCGGGCGGGCCGTCGGCGGTGCGGGACGTCGGCCCGCGCCAGCGTTCGGCCGTGCGCGGGATGCCCTCCCGGACCTCGAACTGCAGGCCCATCGCGGTGGGCGCGACGGCCCGACCGCCGTCGCCCGTAAGGGAGTCGAGGCGGTTGCGCCAGGTGGGCGGTTCCGGTGGCGTCGGTGGACTCGGCGCCCATCGCGCCGGGCGCTGGCCGGCCGCGGGACGCCATGCCTCGGGCAGGGCCTCGAGCTCGTCGTCCGCGTACATCGGTCGATGCTCGGCCGG is part of the Plantibacter sp. Leaf314 genome and encodes:
- a CDS encoding SDR family NAD(P)-dependent oxidoreductase, which translates into the protein MTTPTRTPQHPIDSGFGHSSTAAEVLEGIDLSGKLAIVTGGYSGIGREAVRALVDAGAHVIVPARRPDTAREELAGIDGVEVDELDLADLASVEAFAERFLASGRGIDLIITNAGVMAAPETRVGPGWELQFATNHLGHFALVNRLWPAIVKGGSSRVVALSSSGHKRSGIRWDDVQFEHGYDKWEAYGQAKTANALFAVQLDAFGAEEGVRAFSVHPGGILTPLQRHLPREEMMALGWVDADGKLLVSGFKSPEQGAATEVWAATSPSLVGLGGVFCEDCDIAGSADAAVSPASGVADHATDPEEAARLWALSAELTGVDAFATRA
- a CDS encoding sodium:proton antiporter produces the protein MELGVYAVVGIAVIVAVAAFSRKLGVAAPIILVIVGVGLSYLPGVPEIEVEPELVLDVVLPPILYAAAISVPIMDFRRNLATITSLSVVLVIVTAFGAGFLLFSLLPDLNLAAAIALGAIISPPDAVAATSIGRRLGLPPRLLTVLEGEGLVNDATALVLLRSASAAAAGGLLTPWATVGDFLYAVVLAIIVGFIAGYATVWLRSKLNDSVLDTAISIAVPFVAFMPTEALGGSGVLAVVVAGLYTGHASSAAFSAQARISDRINWRTIQFLLENAVFLLIGLEIRTLIGAVDAEILSVEESIGIGLVATAALIALRFLWVGPLVLGLRARERWAERQTLQRWLSMGYSERFPRQNRRWHRRRRRERAYERQRADLEQLRQEQIDWRGGVILSWSGMRGVVTLAAAQSLPENTPYREQLVLIAFTVAVVTLVVQGGTLPWLIRLLRVQGIDESEDRRQLATLLDEISYAGISVLEDPASAVGIEEEIDPDLLERVRQSTFLRAEAAWERSRESVSPSETHAETPHRLYRQLRLAVVQAERERLLDARARGAYPSRILAEAQTMLDIEETRLRPPRADH
- a CDS encoding DEAD/DEAH box helicase codes for the protein MTPDPAPLVDVADLVRLVGRVAFDRGRGYARDGRVTSVDWNADKRRVHGIVEGSTDIPYACIVDLGDDSGGIARIEGSACSCPLRGDCKHIVATLLQSNAAHLRAEGRSDRWVAPQRPPAEREASWRSDRRWTAPINDPELDEPAEHRPMYADDELEALPEAWRPAAGQRPARWAPSPPTPPEPPTWRNRLDSLTGDGGRAVAPTAMGLQFEVREGIPRTAERWRGPTSRTADGPPDPRHPRRIAVRPVVRKAGGGFVKSTISWTSFTHQGHRLALDPEHQQWFTQFQALLRATRPPAGAFAGAGDADWLVIDDFGSPVLWHLLEEAAQLGIELVGTRKGTVALGATAAIRLDAAHAEGGVVLRPVVTIDGTDVDASTSGAIGDHGLYHYALEPRQAIVLAPLAEPSSDEARGLLGPGEPVLVPAAEVPEFLEHYVPRLRRTIALSSTDGAVVLPEIVPPVLVLTASFEPKQSLRLAWAWQYAPAQRIPIGGTSTALAAGRSLPTTVADAGSASSGSGSSGSGNGGDVLRDERAERLILERVGAALAAAAEPERRAITAGALDELITPSIWPPRAQQLKEFDAALVTERAIPVLESLDDVLVEIIGERPEYTELTGTPHISVTTVETEQRDWFDLGIVIHIGDYSIPFEPLFKALSKGRTKLLMVDHTYLSLEHPAFDRLRELLTEAAALTEWETKPSISRYQASLWADFEDLADETEQAVSWREAAAGLNAIDAVPDTPLPAGLQAELRPYQLDGFRWLAFLWEHGLGGILADDMGLGKTLQTLALIAHARETTGAPTPPFLVVAPTSVVSNWVAEAARFVPGLVVRSITATQAKGSASIAELAAGADVVVTSYALFRLDASAYQASDWSGLILDEAQFVKNHRAKLHDCAVELRAPFKLAITGTPIENTLMELWSLLSIVAPGLFASASRFTEHYVKPIGKGLDSSRLQTLRRRIRPLLMRRTKELVAPELPPKQEQVLRIELAPAHRKLYDLVLQRERQKLLGLVDDLDRNRFIVFRSLTLLRMLSLDASLIDAEEHAGIPSSKLDALLEQLDDVVAEGHRALIFSQFTSFLGNAARRLEEQGIAYEYLDGSTRRRGEVIDRFRKGDAPVFLISLKAGGFGLNLTEADYVFLLDPWWNPAAEAQAIDRTHRIGQQQNVMVYRLVAADTIEEKVMALQAKKSELFAAVLDDDAVFSQALTAEDIRGLLE